One Ananas comosus cultivar F153 linkage group 1, ASM154086v1, whole genome shotgun sequence DNA window includes the following coding sequences:
- the LOC109709105 gene encoding subtilisin-like protease SBT1.9, with product MALTIHALLLGTCLVFSILLLSVAAAAAVAAVSAVGRSTYIVHMDKSAMPATFSDHREWYSVTLASVKASADAPSLVYAYDDAFHGFSALLSEDELRSLRRSPGFVSAYADRQATLDTTYTYRFLSLDPSSGLWSASKLGEDVIVGMIDTGIWPESRSFNDAGYSEVPKRWKGKCEPGQAFNLSLCNRKLIGAQFFNKGLVAANPGIVLSMNSTRDTDGHGTHTSSTAAGNFVPDASFYGYARGIARGIAPRARVAMYKTNWDEGRYASDVLAGMDRAIADGVDVISISMGFDGVPLYEDPVAIASFAAMERGVFVSSSVGNYGPKLTSLHNGIPWQLTVAAGTVDRQFSAVVTLGNGRTLTGLSLYPENAWIQNRSLVYNRTISACNSAADLSALDGAVVVCHDTGSLFDQVEVVGQSTVGGAIFLSNESYFRFSFPGVVIGPKATVKLLKYVRTVSHPTASVQFKQTVLGTKPAPVVTGYSLRGPSASFPGVLKPDILAPGDSILASWIPTLPTSVIGNTLLASEFMVISGTSMACPHASGVAVLLKAAHPEWSVAAVRSAMMTTAAFVDNMGQSIRDAGNGYAFASPLAVGAGHVNPNGALNPGLVYEAVPQDYVNMLCSANYTRAQIAAIARLPPLAVDCSKPSADLNYPSFIAIFGPKATRGAAQQFSRTLTNVGTPGNYSVAVAPAKGVNIAVWPQTLEFRETLQQLSYKVTVTVKSPISGTGENYGAIIWFDTSGKYTVRSPIVVL from the exons ATGGCCCTTACTATTCATGCTCTCCTCCTTGGAACATGCCTTGTTTTCTCAATCCTTCTTCTCtcggtggcggcagcggcggcggtggcggcggtgtCTGCGGTCGGTAGATCCACGTACATTGTCCACATGGATAAGTCGGCCATGCCAGCGACATTCTCCGACCACCGCGAGTGGTATTCCGTCACCCTCGCGTCTGTAAAGGCGTCTGCCGACGCTCCTAGTCTCGTTTATGCGTACGATGACGCTTTTCACGGGTTCAGCGCTCTTCTGTCGGAGGATGAGCTGCGAAGCCTTCGCCGCTCTCCGGGCTTCGTGTCGGCGTACGCTGATCGCCAGGCGACCCTCGACACGACGTACACGTACCGGTTCCTCTCGCTCGACCCGTCGAGCGGTCTTTGGTCGGCTTCCAAGTTAGGCGAGGATGTCATCGTCGGAATGATCGATACCGGGATCTGGCCCGAGAGCCGGAGCTTCAACGACGCCGGCTATTCTGAGGTGCCCAAAAG gtGGAAGGGTAAGTGTGAGCCGGGCCAGGCGTTCAACTTGTCGTTGTGCAACCGGAAGCTCATCGGAGCTCAATTCTTCAACAAGGGCCTCGTCGCCGCGAACCCGGGCATAGTCCTCTCCATGAACTCGACTCGCGACACGGACGGCCACGGCACCCAcacctcctccaccgccgccggaAACTTCGTCCCCGACGCCTCCTTCTACGG GTACGCTCGTGGCATTGCACGAGGGATCGCGCCGCGGGCGAGGGTGGCCATGTACAAGACGAACTGGGACGAGGGGCGGTACGCGTCGGACGTGCTGGCCGGGATGGACCGGGCGATCGCGGACGGTGTCGACGTCATCTCGATATCGATGGGGTTCGACGGCGTCCCGCTGTACGAGGACCCGGTCGCGATCGCCTCGTTCGCTGCGATGGAGCGGGGCGTCTTTGTCTCGTCATCGGTCGGGAACTACGGTCCGAAGCTCACCTCGCTGCACAACGGCATCCCCTGGCAGCTGACGGTGGCCGCCGGCACGGTCGACCGCCAGTTCTCCGCGGTGGTGACGCTCGGCAACGGGCGAACCCTAACTGGCCTTTCGCTCTACCCTGAGAACGCGTGGATCCAAAACAGATCCTTGGTCTACAACAGGACCATCTCGGCTTGCAATTCCGCGGCTGATTTATCTGCATTGGACGGTGCGGTCGTCGTGTGCCACGACACTGGGTCGCTGTTCGACCAGGTGGAGGTGGTGGGCCAATCCACCGTTGGCGGCGCAATCTTTCTTTCAAACGAATCCTACTTCAGATTCTCGTTTCCGGGGGTGGTCATTGGCCCGAAGGCCACGGTAAAGCTCCTGAAGTACGTCCGCACAGTTTCGCATCCCACTGCAAGCGTGCAGTTCAAGCAGACGGTTCTGGGCACGAAGCCGGCCCCGGTCGTGACCGGCTACTCGTTGCGGGGGCCATCGGCGAGCTTCCCCGGTGTGTTGAAGCCCGACATCCTAGCTCCCGGGGACAGCATCCTCGCGTCGTGGATACCGACGCTACCGACGTCGGTGATCGGCAACACGCTGCTCGCCAGCGAGTTTATGGTGATCTCGGGGACGTCGATGGCGTGCCCACACGCGAGCGGCGTGGCGGTGCTGCTGAAGGCGGCCCACCCGGAGTGGAGCGTAGCGGCGGTCCGGTCGGCGATGATGACCACCGCGGCATTCGTCGACAACATGGGACAGTCGATCAGGGATGCCGGCAACGGCTACGCCTTCGCCAGCCCCCTAGCGGTCGGTGCCGGGCATGTCAACCCCAACGGGGCGCTCAACCCGGGGCTCGTCTACGAAGCCGTGCCGCAGGACTACGTGAACATGCTGTGCAGCGCCAACTACACGCGCGCGCAGATTGCCGCGATCGCGCGGTTGCCGCCGTTGGCCGTTGACTGCTCGAAGCCGTCGGCCGACCTCAACTACCCGTCGTTCATTGCGATTTTCGGGCCGAAAGCAACGCGCGGCGCCGCCCAGCAGTTCTCGCGGACCCTGACAAACGTCGGGACCCCTGGGAACTACAGTGTCGCGGTGGCGCCCGCGAAGGGAGTCAACATCGCGGTGTGGCCGCAGACACTGGAGTTCCGGGAGACTCTTCAGCAGCTGAGCTACAAAGTGACCGTTACGGTTAAGTCGCCAATTTCCGGTACGGGTGAGAACTATGGTGCCATAATTTGGTTTGATACTAGCGGGAAATACACGGTGAGGAGCCCTATAGTGGTGCTTTAA
- the LOC109715935 gene encoding DNA polymerase alpha catalytic subunit, which yields MVLVQVLSHGYFTTGQFGTNEQVLDSVGVKAPGTKVWSKFKTLASRSFSFWRQTFPPINKFHEPGFFAPKSPIAQSSSISRERERERENGGVYKRRRWAEAAARSAALERLRALRRRSDLSGDAAASAAAPLQAKMEAPIYDTVAEEDYAALVARRRADAQGFIVDDDGLGYADEGQEEDWSHPSLPLSSDEDGGDGMSDADADDHRNRRRRRKPSSSAAKDPAAAAAAAKKHPPSSLSAAAAMMGKQRLSAMFTSSVFKKSDRGKGGPAASSADSIVDDVIAEFAPDENDREERRRRSLAHHGVRSLMVLPPLSEIRIKSEVPPFTPTDHAITVGNPNSDVNGVELENGFHGNGDFGQGDDPITEIKEEKAADPQIESSNKGLDEVKSDENGELRAEEGKIGKGHSLNAKIKVEADKNVASATDGWKAICGEEDNAQSDGQVIELNANADENSEFILDSDGSLPFYIIDAYEEAFGANPGTLYLFGKVKAGSAYQSCCVVVKNMQRCVYAIPKGSVFPSNAISEIERSATDAHNSTASFRANLQEMASRLKNEIANRLSDFNASTFVMTPVKRKYAFERSDLSTGEQYVLKINYPYKDPPLPADLKGKHFLALLGTHTSALEMFLIKRKIKGPSWLSISKFVTCPATQRVSWCKSEIVVDCPKDISISTSKSLLEIPTVVVAAINLKTTINPKHNINEIVSASVICCHKAKIDGPMVASEWKRRGMLTHFTVVRKLEGGIFPMGLTKEVSDRNSKAGTNVLALESSERALLNRLMIEMHKLDCDVLVGHNISGFDLDVLLHRAQACKVPSSMWSKIGRLKRSVMPKLNKGSGIYGSGASPGIMSCIAGRLLCDTYLCSRDLLKEVSYSLTQLAKTQLNKDRKEISPHDIPSLFQSSGTLLELVEYGETDAWLSLELMFHLSVLPLTRQLTNISGNLWGKTLQGARAQRVEYLLLHAFHAKKFIVPDKIPARNKEPNSAKRKMNTDADVADVDELNVNDISLDNDAQHLDQGKGKKGPSYSGGLVLEPKKGLYDKYILLLDFNSLYPSIIQEYNICFTTVERSYDGLVPSLPSSKTTGVLPELLRNLVERRRMVKSWLKTATGLKVQQLDIQQQALKLTANSMYGCLGFSNSRFYAKQLAELITSQGREILQSTVDLVQNNLNLEVIYGDTDSIMIYSGLDDISKAKAIAGKVIQEVNKKYRCLEIDLDGLYKRMLLLKKKKYAAVKVLFKDGTPYEVIERKGLDMVRRDWSLLSKETGDYCLSQILSGGTCEDVVEAIHSSLMKVQEEMRNGEIALEKYVITKSLTKPPEDYPDAKNQPHVQVALRLKQNGYSGCSAGDTVPYIICCQQDNSSSSSTGIAQRARHPEELKRDSGGWMIDIEYYLSQQIHPVVSRLCASIQGTSPARLAECLGLDSSKFQSKVVESANQDPSTVLLSVTDDDERYKGCEPLRLSCPSCSSTFNCPPVSSLLSASSNKSQSDSQTEEPSHNFWQRMRCPRCPDDIDGSRVSPVMLANQIKRQADNFISLYYKGLMTCDDELCKYTTRSLNLRVIGDSERGMVCPNYPRCNGHLVKQYTEADLYRQLSYFCYVLDAARCLEKLDLKARAPFEKEFAAIREAVSLATSVIQKLRDQCAYGWVQLKDLTVSI from the exons ATGGTGCTTGTTCAAGTTCTATCACATGGATATTTCACAACGGGGCAATTTGGAACTAATGAGCAGGTGCTAGATAGTGTTGGAGTGAAAGCTCCAG GAACCAAAGTGTGGTCCAAGTTCAAAACCCTAGCTTCGCGTTCCTTCTCCTTTTGGCGCCAAACCTTCCCGCCCATTAATAAGTTTCACGAACCGGGGTTTTTCGCCCCCAAATCCCCAATTGCTCAATCGAGCTCgatatcgagagagagagagagagagagagagaatggcgGAGTCTACAAGCGCCGCCGCtgggcggaggcggcggcgcgctCCGCCGCTCTGGAGCGTCTCAGGGCCCTCCGCCGCCGTTCCGATCTCTCCGGcgacgccgccgcctccgccgccgcccccctccAGGCGAAGATGGAGGCCCCGATCTACGACACTGTCGCCGAGGAGGACTACGCCGCCCTCGTCGCTCGCCGCCGCGCCGACGCCCAAGGCTTCATCGTCGACGACGATGGGCTCGGCTACGCCGACGAGGGCCAGGAGGAGGACTGGTCCCACCCCagcctccccctctcctccgaCGAGGATGGCGGCGACGGCATGTCGGACGCTGACGCAGACGATCACCgcaacaggcggcggcggcgaaagCCGTCGTCCTCCGCTGCCAAGgaccccgcggcggcggcggcagcggctaAGAAGCACCCGCCATCGTCGCtctcggcggcggccgcgatGATGGGGAAGCAGCGCCTCTCTGCGATGTTCACCTCGTCCGTGTTCAAGAAGAGCGATCGGGGGAAGGGAGGGCCGGCTGCATCGTCGGCAGATAGCATCGTGGATGACGTCATTGCAGAATTTGCCCCTGATGAGAACGATcgggaggagcggcggcggcgatctcTTGCCCACCATGGGGTTCGGAGCTTGATGGTGCTACCTCCCCTGTCGGAGATTCGGATTAAGAGTGAGGTTCCGCCTTTTACCCCCACAGATCATGCTATTACTGTTGGAAACCCTAATTCAGATGTGAATGGAGTTGAATTGGAGAATGGTTTCCACGGAAATGGTGATTTCGGTCAAGGAGATGATCCAATTACCGAAATTAAAGAAGAGAAAGCTGCGGATCCTCAGATTGAATCAAGCAACAAGGGTTTAGATGAGGTAAAATCTGATGAAAATGGAGAATTAAGGGCCGAAGAGGGGAAGATTGGGAAGGGGCACTCTCTTAATGCAAAGATTAAGGTGGAAGCAGATAAAAATGTGGCAAGTGCTACAGATGGTTGGAAGGCGATATGTGGCGAAGAGGATAACGCCCAAAGTGATGGACAGGTGATTGAATTGAATGCCAATGCCGATGAGAACTCAGAGTTTATACTGGATTCTGATGGATCACTACCTTTCTATATAATTGATGCATATGAGGAGGCATTTGGGGCTAATCCTGGTACTCTCTATTTATTTGGAAAG GTGAAAGCAGGCAGTGCATATCAAAGTTGCTGTGTAGTCGTGAAGAATATGCAAAGATGTGTCTATGCTATCCCAAAAGGTAGTGTATTCCCAAGCAATGCTATCTCAGAGATTGAAAGGAGCGCCACAGATGCTCATAATTCAACAGCATCATTTCGGGCAAATCTGCAA GAGATGGCATCAAGATTAAAGAATGAGATAGCAAATAGATTGTCGGATTTCAATGCATCCACTTTTGTCATGACGCCAGTTAAG AGGAAGTATGCATTTGAGAGGTCTGATTTGTCCACTGGAGAGCAGTATGTTCTCAAGATTAACTATCCATACAAG GATCCGCCACTTCCAGCAGACCTTAAAGGAAAACATTTCCTTGCATTACTTGGGACACACACCAG tGCTCTTGAAATGTTTCTaatcaaaaggaaaataaaGGGACCGTCCTGGCTCTCTATTTCCAAATTTGTGACCTGTCCAGCCACTCAAAGG GTCAGCTGGTGCAAATCTGAGATAGTTGTTGACTGTCCCAAGGATATATCTATTTCTACTTCAAAGTCATTGCTGGAAATTCCTACTGTCGTTGTTGCAGCTATCAATCTGAAAACAACCATAAACCCAAAGCACAATATAAATGAGATTGTCTCAGCTTCAGTTATCTGCTGCCACAAGGCAAAA ATTGATGGCCCCATGGTGGCTTCAGAATGGAAGAGAAGGGGTATGCTCACCCATTTTACTGTTGTTCGCAAGCTTGAAGGGGGAATATTTCCGATGGGTCTAACAAAGGAGGTTTCAGATAGAAATTCCAAGGCTGGAACAAATGTACTGGCATTAGAAAGCAG TGAACGCGCGTTGCTAAATCGATTGATGATTGAAATGCACAAATTAGACTGTGATGTTCTTGTTGGACACAATATTTCTGGGTTTGACCTTGATGTTCTTCTCCACCGAGCTCAG GCTTGCAAAGTGCCAAGCAGTATGTGGTCCAAGATTGGCCGTCTTAAGCGCTCTGTAATGCCGAAGCTCAACAAAGGAAGTGGCATTTATGGTTCCGGAGCTAGTCCAGGAATTATGTCTTGTATTGCAGGCCGTCTACTATGTGACACCTATTTGTGCTCACGAGATCTGTTGAAAGAG GTAAGTTATTCTTTGACCCAGCTTGCAAAGACGCAGCTGAACAAAGACCGGAAGGAGATCTCTCCGCATGATATCCCTTCCTTGTTCCAGTCTTCTGGGACTCTTCTTGAATTG GTTGAATACGGTGAGACTGATGCCTGGCTCTCTCTTGAACTGATGTTTCATTTGAGTGTTCTTCCCCTTACTCGGCAATTAACTAATATCAGCGGGAATCTTTGGGGAAAAACTCTTCAG ggtgctagagcTCAACGAGTGGAATACCTGCTATTGCATGCCTTTCATGCAAAGAAGTTCATAGTGCCAGACAAGATTCCTGCACGCAATAAAGAGCCAAACTCAGCCAAGCGAAAAATGAATACTGATGCAGATGTTGCGGATGTGGATGAGCTAAATGTAAATGATATCTCTCTTGATAATGATGCACAACATCTGGATCAAGGGAAAGGGAAAAAGGGTCCTTCATACTCTGGTGGCTTGGTTTTGGAACCCAAAAAGGGCTTATATGACAAGTATATACTGCTACTGGACTTCAACAGCCTATATCCTTCAATTATTCAG GAGTACAATATTTGCTTCACTACAGTTGAACGATCTTATGATGGCCTTGTTCCTAGTTTACCATCTTCAAAAACTACTGGAGTTTTACCTGAG TTGTTGAGGAATTTGGTTGAGAGAAGAAGAATGGTTAAGTCATGGCTGAAGACAGCTACTGGTCTCAAAGTTCAGCAACTTGATATTCAACAACAGGCACTGAAGCTCACTGCCAATAG CATGTATGGCTGCTTGGGCTTTTCCAATTCTAGGTTTTATGCAAAGCAACTTGCAGAGCTCATAACTTCACAA GGAAGAGAAATCTTGCAAAGTACTGTGGACTTGGTTCAGAATAACTTAAATTTGGAG GTAATTTATGGCGATACAGATTCGATTATGATCTACAGTGGGTTGGATGACATTTCTAAGGCAAAAGCTATTGCTGGAAAGGTCATTCAGGAG GTCAATAAAAAATACCGTTGCCTAGAGATTGATCTTGACGGCCTCTACAAAAGAATGCTTCTTctcaaaaagaagaaatatgctGCTGTCAAAGTGCTTTTCAAAGATGGAACACCATATGAG GTCATTGAGCGAAAGGGTCTTGATATGGTCCGTCGAGACTGGAGTTTACTATCTAAAGAAACAGGCGATTATTGCCTCAGCCAGATATTATCAGGAGG GACATGTGAGGATGTCGTGGAGGCAATCCATAGTTCTCTTATGAAG gtaCAAGAGGAAATGAGGAATGGCGAAATAGCACTTGAGAAATATGTTATCACAAAGTCCCTAACAAAACCACCTGAGGACTATCCAGATGCCAAAAACCAGCCTCATGTCCAG GTGGCTTTAAGATTGAAGCAAAATGGCTACTCAGGATGCTCTGCCGGTGATACAGTTCCTTACATTATTTGCTGTCAACAG GATAATAGTTCTAGTTCTTCCACCGGAATTGCTCAGAGGGCTAGGCATCCAGAAGAGCTCAAAAGGGACAGTGGCGGTTGGATGATCGACATCGAATATTACTTGTCTCAACAG ATTCATCCTGTGGTTTCACGATTGTGCGCTTCCATTCAGGGCACAAGCCCAGCTCGTTTGGCCGAGTGTCTAGGGCTTGATTCATCTAAG TTCCAATCGAAAGTTGTTGAATCTGCAAACCAAGATCCTTCTACCGTGCTTTTATCAGTAACAGATGATGACGAGAG GTATAAAGGCTGTGAGCCACTTCGATTGTCGTGTCCGAGCTGCTCGAGCACTTTCAATTGCCCTCCTGTATCCAGCCTACTTTCTGCTTCAAGTAATAAAAGCCAATCGGATTCACAAACTGAAGAGCCTAGTCACAACTTTTGGCAGAGAATGCGTTGCCCTAGATGTCCAGATGATATCGACGGATCTCGAGTATCTCCAGTCATGCTCGCTAACCAG ATCAAAAGACAGGCTGATAACTTCATCTCTTTGTACTACAAAGGGTTAATGACG TGTGATGATGAACTATGCAAATACACCACCCGCAGTCTGAACCTTCGAGTAATCGGCGATTCTGAAAGAGGAATGGTCTGTCCAAATTACCCACGGTGTAACGGCCATCTTGTAAAACAG TACACCGAGGCGGATTTATACCGGCAGTTGTCATATTTCTGTTATGTGTTGGATGCAGCACGGTGCCTCGAgaag TTGGACCTGAAAGCTAGGGCTCCTTTTGAGAAGGAATTTGCGGCGATCCGTGAAGCCGTCAGTTTAGCTACTTCCGTGATACAGAAACTCCGAGATCAGTGCGCCTATGGGTGGGTACAACTGAAGGACCTCACCGTCTCGATCTAA